The following are from one region of the Arcobacter defluvii genome:
- a CDS encoding response regulator transcription factor, which translates to MQKFKTKVLLVEDEELARKTLAFYLNTIFDEVIVACDGADALEIIQKSFDNKENFDLVITDLNMPNINGMQMIDEILKLIPNQRFIIVSAHKNEEDLLKLINLRVSGYFVKPLNIDNMMEMLQKAKQEVLLDKQPKVLNEISNLIKLNNSYMYDMETSKLYNNNIIVKLSKKESEVLDVLIKNIGTLIPIERFKKEIWNDISINDSSFRTVMKRLKDKIKDNDFIISHKGYGYIIEKVLLK; encoded by the coding sequence ATGCAGAAATTTAAAACAAAAGTTTTATTAGTAGAAGATGAAGAGTTAGCTAGAAAAACTTTAGCTTTTTATCTTAATACAATTTTTGATGAAGTTATTGTTGCTTGTGATGGAGCAGATGCCCTTGAAATTATTCAAAAAAGTTTTGATAATAAAGAGAACTTCGATTTAGTAATTACAGATTTAAATATGCCAAATATAAATGGCATGCAGATGATTGATGAAATATTAAAACTTATTCCAAATCAGAGATTTATCATTGTAAGTGCTCATAAAAATGAAGAAGATTTATTAAAGCTTATAAATTTAAGAGTAAGTGGATATTTTGTAAAACCTTTAAATATTGACAATATGATGGAAATGCTTCAAAAAGCAAAACAAGAAGTTCTTTTGGATAAACAACCAAAAGTTCTTAATGAAATAAGTAATTTAATTAAATTGAATAATAGTTATATGTATGATATGGAAACAAGTAAATTATATAACAATAATATAATTGTTAAATTATCAAAAAAAGAATCAGAAGTATTAGATGTATTGATAAAAAATATTGGAACATTAATCCCAATTGAACGATTTAAAAAAGAAATTTGGAATGATATTTCAATAAATGATTCATCTTTTAGAACAGTAATGAAAAGATTAAAAGATAAAATAAAAGATAATGATTTTATTATTTCTCATAAAGGTTATGGATATATAATAGAAAAAGTGTTATTGAAGTAA
- a CDS encoding PAS domain-containing sensor histidine kinase: MFFKKKKFYTLLDIKNKIIYTPLIFVLFLSVISFISIFLFLEYEKKNRINILIQNENFYKNDVLKTYISSIKYNTSANFDDIENDLSNSIYEIIGFIKANLKDGKPFNMSFLEPYLNEVERQRNINFLLFDNINYKLLHGEKLLESLTELTNSENKTAKFKYYMLRNIEYIGDNNLMYSVDNQKRNIQLSFIKYIDFLNIYIGAYSKIDDMKVLTEKAIFDSIIAKSKTLNNSYFYFYDFHENRVFNYKMSGKIEDIKDIKDFEEKSANDFSYTFPKYQYKIFVRTSEKNQELKNIKEEYETKLVGFYLLVTFIALLLITSFNIFGKFINTIFNRYNKRLERKNFLFKKWKERYELAIIASNDGLWDMDLETNEIFFSNKWLEMFGYKRNDIQTFEEWLSLIHKDDKLKVIKEFEKHINKQSEHFICEYRLKDKWNNYKWILVRGKVFNSNRVLMMSMNIDDRVKLTKELRDVDLLTEHGRIVIFRWENDENLTVKFVSKSINDYGYEVNDFENKNNFFKFVYKDDVKPLKDVIKKAVKDDSDSFNCIFRVIDKQSNIKWVYTRAILIKDDYSNVIGFYGYLNDITKLKMNEEELKQKIEEEVEKNLEKDRLLVQQNKLASMGEMLGNIAHQWRQPLNNINLLIYYIRDSYGLISKDELNETIKNAKLQIDFMSQTIDDFRNFYKPSKEKKVFNIKDSIIQSSKIVKSSLEKNSIELLIDAINIEIENYENEFEQVIVNILNNAIDAKIIKDKTIKFKARIEIKIYKEKENIFISIFNNCGNIDETIIERIFEPYFTTKFENQGTGIGLYMTKVIIEKNMNGKIEAVNKDDGVEFLIKLNA; this comes from the coding sequence ATGTTTTTTAAGAAAAAGAAGTTTTATACACTTTTAGATATAAAAAATAAGATAATTTATACACCTTTAATATTTGTTTTATTTCTTTCTGTTATCTCATTTATCTCTATATTTTTGTTTTTAGAATATGAGAAAAAAAATAGGATAAATATTCTTATTCAAAATGAAAATTTTTATAAAAATGATGTTTTAAAAACTTATATTTCAAGTATAAAATATAATACAAGTGCAAATTTTGATGATATTGAAAATGATTTAAGTAATTCAATTTATGAGATTATTGGATTTATAAAAGCAAATCTAAAAGATGGAAAACCTTTTAATATGAGTTTTTTAGAACCATATCTAAATGAAGTAGAAAGACAAAGAAATATAAATTTTTTACTATTTGATAATATTAATTATAAATTATTACATGGTGAGAAATTATTAGAGAGTTTAACAGAACTTACAAATTCTGAAAATAAAACAGCGAAATTTAAATATTATATGTTACGAAATATTGAATATATTGGTGATAATAATTTAATGTATAGTGTTGATAATCAAAAAAGAAACATACAATTAAGTTTTATAAAATATATAGATTTTTTGAATATTTATATTGGAGCTTATTCAAAAATTGATGATATGAAAGTTCTTACAGAAAAAGCGATTTTTGATTCAATCATTGCAAAAAGTAAAACTTTAAATAACTCATATTTCTATTTTTATGATTTTCACGAAAATAGAGTTTTTAACTACAAAATGAGTGGAAAAATTGAAGATATAAAGGATATAAAAGATTTCGAAGAAAAAAGTGCAAATGATTTTTCATATACATTTCCTAAATATCAATATAAAATTTTTGTAAGAACAAGTGAAAAGAACCAAGAGTTAAAAAATATAAAAGAAGAATATGAAACAAAACTTGTTGGATTTTATCTTTTAGTTACATTTATTGCTTTATTACTTATTACTTCTTTTAATATTTTTGGAAAATTTATTAATACAATTTTTAATAGATACAACAAAAGATTAGAGAGAAAAAATTTCCTTTTTAAAAAATGGAAAGAGAGATATGAGCTTGCAATCATTGCTTCAAATGATGGTTTGTGGGATATGGACTTAGAAACAAATGAAATTTTCTTTTCAAATAAATGGCTTGAGATGTTTGGTTATAAAAGAAATGATATTCAAACTTTTGAAGAATGGTTGAGTTTAATACATAAAGATGATAAATTAAAAGTTATCAAGGAGTTTGAAAAACATATAAATAAACAAAGTGAGCATTTTATTTGTGAATACAGATTAAAAGACAAATGGAATAATTATAAATGGATTTTAGTTCGAGGAAAAGTTTTTAACTCAAATAGAGTTTTAATGATGTCAATGAATATTGATGATAGAGTAAAACTAACAAAAGAATTAAGAGATGTAGACCTTTTAACTGAACATGGAAGAATTGTAATTTTCAGATGGGAAAATGATGAAAATTTAACTGTCAAATTTGTTTCAAAAAGTATTAATGATTATGGTTATGAAGTAAATGATTTTGAAAATAAAAACAATTTTTTTAAATTTGTTTATAAAGATGATGTTAAACCATTAAAAGATGTTATTAAAAAAGCAGTAAAAGATGACAGCGATTCATTTAATTGTATTTTTAGAGTTATAGATAAACAAAGTAATATAAAATGGGTTTATACAAGAGCTATTTTAATCAAAGATGATTATTCAAATGTTATAGGTTTTTACGGTTATTTAAATGATATAACAAAACTTAAAATGAATGAAGAAGAGTTAAAACAAAAAATTGAAGAAGAAGTTGAAAAAAATCTTGAAAAAGATAGATTATTAGTTCAGCAAAATAAATTAGCTTCAATGGGTGAAATGCTTGGAAATATCGCTCATCAATGGCGACAACCACTAAATAATATAAATCTTTTGATTTATTATATACGAGATTCTTATGGATTGATTTCAAAAGATGAATTAAATGAAACAATTAAAAATGCAAAATTACAAATAGATTTTATGTCACAAACAATTGATGATTTTAGAAATTTTTATAAACCATCAAAAGAAAAAAAAGTCTTTAATATAAAAGATTCAATTATTCAAAGTTCAAAAATAGTGAAATCATCTTTGGAAAAAAATTCAATAGAATTGCTTATAGATGCAATAAATATTGAAATAGAAAACTATGAAAATGAGTTTGAACAAGTAATTGTAAATATTCTAAATAATGCAATTGATGCCAAAATTATAAAAGATAAAACTATAAAGTTTAAAGCAAGAATAGAAATAAAAATTTATAAAGAAAAAGAAAATATATTCATATCAATTTTTAATAATTGTGGAAATATAGATGAAACAATTATCGAAAGAATTTTTGAACCATATTTTACAACTAAATTTGAAAATCAAGGTACAGGAATTGGACTTTATATGACAAAAGTAATCATTGAAAAAAATATGAATGGTAAAATTGAAGCTGTAAATAAAGATGATGGAGTAGAGTTTTTAATAAAACTAAATGCTTAA
- the truA gene encoding tRNA pseudouridine(38-40) synthase TruA — translation MNLKFIVAYDGSSYLGSQKQPNKNTIEDELLKAFKTLNIDTSIVLSGRTDKEVHATGQVFNCVIPDFWTDFFKLQEILNKRLPSSIQIRHIVKVNEDFHSRFHAKKRVYRYIITTKPTTPFNDKFITFVKSVDEKLLKEAIKEFIGVYDFKYFHKTGSDKDVTIREIFETAFYKHKDIYVFKFVANSYLRSQIRLMVGFLLAINDKRLTIEDLKKQLNCEKNLFKTPIKANGLYLAKIKY, via the coding sequence ATGAATTTAAAATTTATTGTTGCTTATGATGGAAGTTCATATTTAGGAAGTCAAAAGCAACCCAATAAAAATACAATAGAAGATGAATTACTTAAAGCTTTTAAAACTCTAAATATTGATACTTCAATAGTTCTAAGTGGGCGAACAGATAAAGAAGTTCACGCAACAGGACAAGTTTTTAACTGTGTAATTCCAGATTTTTGGACAGATTTTTTTAAATTACAAGAAATTTTAAATAAAAGATTACCTAGTTCTATACAAATAAGACATATAGTAAAAGTAAATGAAGATTTCCATTCAAGATTTCATGCAAAAAAAAGAGTTTATAGATATATAATCACAACTAAACCAACAACACCTTTTAATGATAAATTTATTACTTTCGTAAAATCTGTAGATGAAAAACTTTTAAAAGAAGCAATAAAAGAGTTTATTGGTGTTTATGATTTTAAATATTTTCATAAAACAGGAAGTGATAAAGATGTTACAATAAGAGAAATTTTTGAAACAGCTTTTTATAAACATAAAGATATTTATGTTTTTAAATTTGTTGCAAACTCTTATTTGCGTTCTCAAATTAGATTAATGGTTGGATTTTTATTAGCAATTAATGATAAAAGATTGACTATCGAAGATTTGAAAAAACAGTTGAATTGTGAGAAAAATTTATTTAAAACTCCTATTAAGGCAAATGGATTATACCTAGCTAAAATAAAATACTAA